The Methanobacteriaceae archaeon genome window below encodes:
- a CDS encoding NAD(P)H-dependent oxidoreductase produces MKVIAINGSPRKKWNTSQLLNKALEGAKSQGAETELINLYDLEYKG; encoded by the coding sequence ATGAAAGTCATTGCTATTAATGGTAGTCCTCGGAAGAAATGGAACACCTCACAGCTTTTAAATAAAGCATTAGAAGGGGCCAAATCCCAGGGAGCTGAAACAGAATTAATAAATTTATATGATTTAGAATATAAAGGATAA
- the pyrE gene encoding orotate phosphoribosyltransferase — translation MQEQSNQKSHLMDLLEKNQVVKFGKFILSSGKESDYYVDMKRAITDPEILQTIAEIINSKIEKDNIDKIAGPALGAVPIATAVALHSKIPLLMIRKEKKGYGTSKLIEGDLSENDNVIVVEDVTTTGNSLLKAIDAIEDNGGFVKRAFVVVDRCEGAQDNFNKKGVKLEPLISIEEFMKK, via the coding sequence ATGCAAGAACAAAGTAATCAGAAAAGTCATTTAATGGACTTGCTGGAGAAAAATCAGGTAGTAAAATTTGGAAAATTTATTTTATCCTCTGGAAAAGAGAGCGATTACTATGTGGATATGAAAAGAGCTATCACGGATCCAGAAATTCTCCAAACAATTGCAGAAATTATAAATTCTAAAATTGAAAAGGATAATATTGATAAAATTGCAGGACCTGCTTTAGGAGCGGTTCCCATTGCCACTGCAGTTGCACTGCATTCTAAAATTCCTCTTCTAATGATAAGGAAGGAGAAGAAGGGCTATGGAACTTCAAAGCTTATTGAGGGTGACTTGAGTGAAAACGACAATGTAATTGTTGTGGAAGATGTTACTACTACTGGAAACTCACTTTTAAAGGCCATAGATGCCATTGAAGATAATGGTGGCTTTGTAAAAAGAGCATTTGTAGTTGTTGATCGATGTGAAGGCGCTCAGGATAATTTTAATAAAAAAGGAGTTAAATTAGAACCTTTAATTTCTATTGAAGAGTTTATGAAAAAATAA
- a CDS encoding PRC-barrel domain-containing protein → MRIVEEIVGKEVLDSSAAIIGKVKDVETDPETRKIEALVLSKGGISEGLGLSKGETIVPFDMVKKIGDKVLLKSGVE, encoded by the coding sequence ATGAGGATTGTGGAAGAAATTGTTGGTAAAGAGGTCTTGGACAGTTCTGCAGCGATTATTGGTAAAGTAAAAGACGTGGAAACTGATCCTGAGACAAGAAAAATTGAAGCGCTTGTTTTAAGCAAGGGTGGAATTTCAGAAGGACTGGGATTGTCTAAAGGGGAGACCATTGTTCCTTTTGATATGGTAAAAAAAATTGGAGATAAAGTTCTACTTAAAAGTGGAGTAGAATAA
- a CDS encoding orotate phosphoribosyltransferase produces the protein MQLVGICSLCGKAGRMNTCSLCGAIVCSDCYYTQKGVCKSCKNKVIRKVI, from the coding sequence GTGCAATTAGTTGGAATATGTAGTTTATGTGGTAAAGCAGGAAGAATGAATACTTGTTCTCTATGTGGGGCCATAGTATGTTCGGATTGTTATTATACTCAGAAAGGAGTCTGTAAATCATGCAAGAACAAAGTAATCAGAAAAGTCATTTAA
- a CDS encoding MogA/MoaB family molybdenum cofactor biosynthesis protein, with amino-acid sequence MKSQSMESHRKNVPSEIKCGVITLSDSKFDDYQKNKNSSSDLSGHLLVENLKPKYELADYSIIPDDSKMLLETLEEMIISKNIDVIITTGGTGIGNRDITVETLKEIFEKELSGFGEIFRAESYKELGAGAILSRATAGVYKNSIIIAMPGSPNAVQLGIDIIFNELGHLARHLKE; translated from the coding sequence ATGAAAAGTCAAAGTATGGAAAGTCACCGAAAAAATGTCCCTAGTGAAATTAAATGTGGAGTTATAACGCTTAGTGATTCTAAGTTTGATGATTATCAAAAAAACAAAAACAGCAGTAGTGATTTATCTGGCCATCTGCTGGTAGAAAATTTAAAACCCAAATATGAGCTAGCGGATTATTCTATAATCCCTGACGATTCAAAAATGCTTTTAGAAACCCTTGAAGAAATGATCATCTCTAAAAATATTGATGTGATTATTACCACCGGAGGTACAGGTATTGGAAACAGGGACATAACTGTGGAAACTCTAAAAGAGATATTTGAGAAAGAACTTAGTGGTTTTGGTGAAATTTTTAGAGCAGAGTCTTACAAAGAGCTGGGAGCTGGAGCAATACTCAGCCGAGCCACCGCAGGAGTTTATAAAAATTCAATTATAATTGCAATGCCCGGATCTCCAAATGCGGTTCAATTAGGTATTGATATAATTTTTAATGAATTAGGACATCTGGCCCGGCATTTAAAAGAATAA
- a CDS encoding nitroreductase family protein, with protein MNPVLENIKNRRSTRKYLPEQIKKEELDIILEAGIYAPSGHNDQAWHFTVVQNKELIDSMSEESKKAMAELPIDWIAKMGRSENLHIFYNAPTVVVVSGKKDATSPFADCCAAIQNMLLAAESIDIGSCWIGLARFFYENPENLKKLNIPEGYEPHYSVCFGYKAISTSNAPERNRDVLNYIK; from the coding sequence ATGAATCCCGTATTAGAAAATATAAAAAACAGAAGAAGTACCAGAAAATACCTTCCTGAACAAATTAAGAAAGAAGAGCTGGATATAATACTTGAAGCAGGAATATATGCCCCATCAGGACATAATGACCAGGCCTGGCATTTCACAGTAGTGCAGAATAAAGAACTAATTGACTCGATGAGTGAAGAATCTAAAAAAGCCATGGCAGAATTACCAATTGATTGGATAGCTAAAATGGGCAGATCGGAAAATTTACACATTTTTTATAATGCTCCAACAGTAGTAGTTGTATCTGGAAAAAAAGATGCTACTTCACCCTTTGCTGATTGCTGTGCTGCCATTCAGAACATGTTGCTGGCCGCAGAAAGTATTGATATTGGATCCTGCTGGATAGGCCTGGCCAGATTTTTCTATGAAAATCCAGAAAATTTGAAAAAATTAAACATTCCTGAAGGTTATGAGCCCCATTACTCCGTTTGTTTTGGTTACAAAGCCATATCTACTTCAAATGCGCCTGAAAGAAACAGAGATGTATTAAATTACATCAAATAA
- a CDS encoding flavodoxin family protein — MQDDLTSVLEKVKESQAIILGSPIYFGSVTGEMRSFMERLFFPYLTYTNPPESLFLNKINAGFIYTMNIPEEDIVEYGYNVQITNNEHYLKMLFGSGESLLSCDTYQSKDYSQVLATRFNAEEKAKRREEVFPQDLKKAFEMGVRFAKNP; from the coding sequence ATTCAAGACGACTTAACATCAGTTTTAGAAAAAGTTAAGGAATCTCAGGCCATTATACTCGGTTCTCCTATTTATTTTGGGTCGGTCACAGGTGAAATGAGATCTTTCATGGAACGCTTGTTCTTCCCCTATCTCACTTATACCAACCCTCCAGAATCACTTTTCCTAAATAAAATTAATGCAGGATTTATTTACACTATGAACATTCCCGAAGAGGATATAGTTGAATATGGATACAATGTACAAATTACAAATAATGAACATTATTTAAAAATGTTATTTGGATCAGGAGAATCACTTCTAAGCTGTGATACCTATCAATCCAAAGATTATTCCCAGGTTCTGGCCACACGTTTCAATGCAGAAGAAAAAGCAAAAAGGAGAGAAGAAGTATTTCCTCAGGATCTAAAAAAGGCCTTTGAAATGGGAGTTAGATTTGCTAAAAATCCCTAA
- a CDS encoding ribonuclease VapC has protein sequence MRENFKVLDASAFIGGYQPSDKNNFTISEVTEELKDIQSKMIMKNALKDELLKIVEPDTESMAKVENIIKQSGDILRLSKTDKKLLALAIHIKKAQGSVILITDDYSIQNVSKLLEIPFKTVLTSGIQRIYGWKKVCKGCKKEYDDTYSFDDCEICGSPIFKKRLKKRN, from the coding sequence ATGAGAGAAAATTTTAAAGTTTTAGATGCTTCTGCATTTATTGGTGGCTACCAGCCATCAGATAAAAATAATTTCACTATTTCTGAGGTCACTGAAGAACTAAAAGATATTCAGTCAAAAATGATTATGAAAAATGCCCTGAAGGATGAACTCCTAAAGATTGTTGAGCCGGATACAGAATCCATGGCCAAAGTGGAAAACATTATTAAACAATCTGGGGATATTTTAAGACTTTCCAAAACAGATAAAAAGCTTTTAGCCTTAGCTATCCATATAAAAAAGGCCCAGGGCAGTGTTATTTTAATCACTGATGATTATTCTATTCAAAATGTTTCTAAATTGCTCGAAATTCCCTTTAAAACTGTTTTAACTTCAGGAATTCAGAGAATCTATGGGTGGAAAAAGGTTTGCAAGGGATGCAAAAAGGAATATGATGATACTTATTCTTTTGATGATTGTGAAATCTGTGGATCTCCTATTTTTAAAAAAAGGCTTAAAAAAAGGAATTAA